The Primulina eburnea isolate SZY01 unplaced genomic scaffold, ASM2296580v1 ctg1224_ERROPOS3294427, whole genome shotgun sequence sequence AGGTTGAAAATTTGAAGTCGCTGATGAGAGAATCGGGTCTACAAATGGGGGTTCACCAGATACATAATACTCATCGTTGAGCACCGGCACATACCCTCCTGTCAAAGCAGAAGGCATTCCATATCCAGCTGGATTTTGTTGAAAGTCATGAACGGAGAATGAGGTATCAAGGTTAGTATCAACAAATAAATCAGGAAACACAGCAACATCTTGATCAACTGAAGTTTCCATTAAAGGTGGTGGAGTTTGAATATGGCTGATCATCTGGTTTTGCATCGGAATATCTTGGGTATGGCAGTGGGAAGAGAAAAGAGAAGAAGCGAATCTTAGCAAATCGGGGTTACAACGAGGTTGCAACCCTGATAACCTTGGAAAATTCATCTGGGTTGGTGAATTGTTGCACATAGATGAGTTTATGATTGTTGAGAGATCAAGAAGTTGAAGACGTGGGTTGTGTGTCACGGGGTCAATTCCCATCCGTAGCAGCCTTTTTCTTATGTTCGTGTTCCAGTAGTTCTTGATTTCATTGTCGGTTCTTCCAGGAAGTCGAGCAGCAATCAAAGACCATCTGTTTAACGATTCCCACACAAGCAAATATCAGGACTCGTGAAATTTACGCGACTTGGTATATATAACTAGTTCACGAAAATATATACGTCGCTACGTACTTGTTGCCAAGTATGCTGTGCAAATGAATAATGGTCTCTTCTTCTTCAAATGAAAATCTCCCTCTTTTAATGTCAGGCCGGAGATAATTAGTCCACCTCAAGCGGCAGCTCTTTCCACATCGTTGCAGCCCTGCAACAAACATACAACAAAACCCTAGCTATTAATTAATTCAAGAATCCTCTTCCATTATAATTCAAAAAAGGGTATAGCTAGAGATCGAGAAGCTAACCAGCAGTAGTTGGAAGAGTTCTCCAGTTTCCATAGCCATGTTTCTGAATATAATCAAGGAGTTTCTGATCTTCTTCTTGTGACCACGGTCCCTTTTTTAGCCCATTCTTGTCACAGCATGGAGCTCTTCCCATAGCAGAAATTAAGGTAAAGCTGGAAATATGATTTAGCTTGAAAGATAGGAGAGAAGTGGAAAGATCATATTGATCTATGTGTGAATAATTCGGGAATATGGGAACGGAGTCGTATATGTAGAAAAAAAATGTGGCAAATAAAAAGGGTGGGAGCGGGGAAGCAATTTAATGTTGAGGAAATGAATGGAAGTCAAAAGGATTCGGTGCCGTCCATTGCCATAGGCGACGTGTCCCCTCTACTTTGGACAGTTCCTCAACTCAGCAAATAAGCCTACACCTCCGATCCGACAACGTTGAATATTATCTTCTCAGCATAACaaattaattaaagtttaacTGAAAACTCCATCCAATTCATTTATTTCAATATAATTATTCTGATATTTTTTCCAGAATTTCGTTTTCAACTacagaatttgatttatatataataataggtGCATGGCTAAATCATTCAGACTCTGGTGTCATATTCAATTCTGTGATCTTATGTATGTACAAAAATGATGCTaaaccaaatatatatatatatatatattaatattttatttataacaCTTTTAGTTAATATATGGGAAGTATATAGAATGTCAGAAGTGCGTGGAAATAGATTAATAATGCGGCTTGTAGATTACTAATACTAGtagcttttttaaaaaattaatattattaaaactaGTAGCTTAGTAGGAGCTAGTGATGTTAATTGATCATTCAAGATAATGTTTTGACCACACAAATTTATCCTACGCAACAATTTCTTTCCTTTTTATCCAGTTACCAAATTCTTTTCAATAATTTAATGCTATTCCACCTGTCCAACTGTTAATTTAGTCCCTGGTTTGCTTTTCTATATCGATCTTTTTGTTGATCCACATATTTCCTTTTTTGTTCTATTGTTCGAAAGAGTTGTCTTAAAATTTGTATCTTGAAGAAACTGATCCTTATGATTTATAATGTTTTGGCACTGAAAATTTATGGAACAAAATGGTAAAGATatattatgaattttgtttctGACTTTGGGCCGTAACGTGATAGTTCGTAATAGTTGcatgaaaaattataatttttttatcatttttttttcaattttacctTGTTTTTTAGTCGGAGTGTTGAGATTGTGCTAGGAAATGATTATGTCTCCCCAAGAAACCACGTCAGCAATCCAGTGGTATAATATTGACTTAAAATTGGAAAAGAAGTGTAAATTAGTGGACTAAGATCGTGAAATGACCAATAATATGATCAATGAAAAATGTATAAACTACACATgaccaaaatataattttcccgATCATTTTTCTCATTAGAAACAGACTCTTACATCAGATTTTCTGATCTTATAACCTAGTTGATAATAGATTATTGATATTAGTTAAGCATAAGTGAAATAAACAGTTCATTACAAATAgaaatatattctgatatgaTAAGAATGAGATGGAGGAAAAGAAACTGGTCGAGTTTTGAGATTTCTGACTGTTAGCTTAGACATTTCATCGACTATTGACATTTTTTCCATGTTACATATTTGTAAACAATGCCGATGTATAATGTATTTCTTTTTACTTTAATTAGTAGAGACGAGATTGgtgtaatttttataaaattccaGTTGTAATGAGAAAAAATTCCacgaaatatttatggatgtccTTGAAAATTTCATGCTGCGAGGTAAAAATCAcataatacacatatatataaatacataatTTTAAAAACCCATATACATTTTTGCTTTAGTACTCTCCGATGCGAGAGTTATCAGTTATCGGGAAGCTTTCATTTTCATTCTTATAATAAATCATACAGTATCATGCTATTTAATACATTTCTCGAGTAATAAAAATTCACATTGATTTTAATCAAGTGCTATCGAGAGCAAGTGTGAAAAAGTTAGGAAATCTTAGGATTAAAgcttgtaaaaaaaatttaaatacaatGTACagtaaattaattaagaaagttgtttaattattttttagattttcttGTGTATTTCGCCATCTCCAATTATCATTGTCGCATGCCGGCCATGCATGTGGACGTCTGAGTTACCAACACATAATGGTTGGTTGGTTGGTCTCCATATATACAACCTATAATCCAGAACTAGATTGAGAGTTGAAGTAATCACAGCGAAGGGGAAGAAGAGAAAAAATGGCCCAAGCAAGCAACAAGGTTTCCATTCTCTT is a genomic window containing:
- the LOC140820562 gene encoding transcription factor MYB41-like; translated protein: MGRAPCCDKNGLKKGPWSQEEDQKLLDYIQKHGYGNWRTLPTTAGLQRCGKSCRLRWTNYLRPDIKRGRFSFEEEETIIHLHSILGNKWSLIAARLPGRTDNEIKNYWNTNIRKRLLRMGIDPVTHNPRLQLLDLSTIINSSMCNNSPTQMNFPRLSGLQPRCNPDLLRFASSLFSSHCHTQDIPMQNQMISHIQTPPPLMETSVDQDVAVFPDLFVDTNLDTSFSVHDFQQNPAGYGMPSALTGGYVPVLNDEYYVSGEPPFVDPILSSATSNFQPHRSNSLGTFQFILSNMSPLSPSPTPY